In Trichocoleus desertorum NBK24, the following are encoded in one genomic region:
- the polA gene encoding DNA polymerase I: protein MAQSTSAPVSTHNSLPEKHPKVILVDGHSLAFRSYFAFAKGRDGGLRTSTGIPTSVSYGFLKALLEVMESEQPDYVAIAFDLSAPTFRHEADETYKAGRPETPEDFKPDLKNLKELLHALNLPVVTASGYEADDVIGTLARRASTTGYPVKILSGDQDLFQLIDLNPNITVLHLGNPFARGNTGHPNEFGAEQVKAKLGVLPSQVVDYKALCGDSSDNIPGVKGIGAKTAVQLLSTYGSLEQIYASLDQIKGAVKQKLEAGREEARHSQWMAQIHLDVPLDISLEDCQLKGFDREAVVSLLEKLEFQSLLKKTLQLQKLFGGAGFDLGSDNDATPDFSETDGVAAASASQVGTATTKQFLNDFEGEDLAFFSAEETDAAQQQKHGPALIQPQIIQSPEQLAELVQRLQALTDPTTPVAWDTETSDLEPRDAELVGIGCCWGAGESDMAYLPVGHKTGPNLDKATVIEALRPILESTQYPKALQNAKFDRLVFRCQGIELAGVVFDSMLASYVLDPDNSHNLTDLSRRYLGITPQSYTELVPKGQTIADIDISSVANYCGMDVYTTFHLVSKLRDELTPVPEIHRLLLEIEQPLEPVLAEMEYCGVRIDQEYLREFSRSLEKELALIEARAYEAAGEKFNLGSPKQLSELLFGKLKLDRKKSRKTKTGYSTDAATLEKLQGDHPVVDAMLESRTLSKLKSTYVDALPNLVRPDTHRVHTNFNQTGTTTGRLSSSNPNLQNIPIRTAFSRQIRKAFIPEEGWLLAAADYSQIELRILAHLSQEPVLVETYRNNEDVHTLTARLLLEKDTISSEERRLGKIINFGVIYGMGAQRFARESGVKASEAKLFIDRFNQRYPKVFAYLQTMQQQAIARGYVETIFGRRRYFNFTNDSLLKLRGRKPEEIDLDSLRPGQYDAGLLRAAANAPIQGSSADIIKIAMAKLHEILRSHQANLLLQVHDELIFELPPEEWESLKPQIKSTMETAVQLSVPLLVEINAGKNWMETK from the coding sequence ATGGCTCAATCTACTTCTGCTCCTGTGTCTACTCACAATTCCCTACCAGAAAAGCACCCCAAGGTGATTTTGGTTGATGGTCACTCTTTAGCCTTTCGCTCGTATTTTGCCTTTGCTAAAGGGCGGGATGGGGGTCTACGCACCTCCACTGGCATTCCCACCAGCGTGAGTTATGGTTTTCTCAAAGCCCTGCTAGAAGTGATGGAATCTGAGCAGCCAGACTATGTGGCGATCGCCTTTGACCTGAGTGCGCCCACATTTCGCCACGAAGCTGACGAAACCTACAAGGCAGGCCGCCCCGAAACGCCAGAAGATTTCAAGCCAGATCTGAAAAACCTGAAAGAACTGCTCCACGCCCTCAACTTGCCCGTCGTCACAGCTTCGGGTTACGAAGCCGACGATGTGATTGGGACTTTGGCCCGACGCGCCAGTACAACTGGATATCCCGTCAAGATTTTGAGTGGCGACCAAGACTTATTTCAACTAATTGACCTCAATCCAAATATTACAGTGCTGCATTTGGGCAACCCCTTTGCTCGCGGCAACACCGGGCACCCAAATGAATTTGGTGCAGAACAAGTAAAAGCCAAATTGGGCGTTTTGCCTAGCCAAGTTGTTGATTACAAAGCCCTCTGTGGCGACTCCTCCGACAACATTCCAGGGGTGAAAGGCATTGGCGCGAAAACAGCAGTGCAATTGCTCAGCACCTATGGCTCTCTAGAACAGATCTATGCCTCCTTAGATCAGATCAAAGGAGCCGTGAAGCAAAAGCTAGAAGCAGGGCGAGAAGAGGCGCGCCACTCGCAATGGATGGCCCAGATTCATCTGGATGTGCCTTTAGACATCAGCTTAGAAGACTGCCAGCTCAAGGGCTTCGATCGCGAAGCTGTGGTGTCATTACTGGAAAAACTAGAGTTTCAGTCTCTGCTGAAGAAAACCCTACAACTGCAAAAACTCTTTGGCGGCGCAGGGTTCGATCTAGGGTCAGACAATGATGCTACCCCCGATTTCTCAGAAACCGATGGTGTCGCAGCGGCCTCAGCCAGCCAAGTAGGAACTGCCACCACTAAGCAATTTCTCAACGACTTTGAAGGTGAGGACTTAGCTTTTTTTAGTGCTGAAGAAACGGATGCCGCCCAGCAACAGAAGCATGGCCCTGCCCTGATTCAGCCCCAAATCATTCAATCGCCAGAGCAACTAGCCGAACTTGTGCAGCGGTTGCAAGCCTTAACCGATCCAACGACCCCAGTTGCTTGGGACACCGAAACCAGTGACCTGGAGCCACGAGATGCAGAGCTAGTGGGTATTGGCTGCTGCTGGGGAGCGGGCGAAAGTGACATGGCCTATCTGCCCGTAGGACACAAAACTGGCCCTAACTTAGACAAAGCTACGGTGATAGAAGCGCTACGACCCATATTGGAAAGCACCCAATACCCGAAAGCTCTACAAAATGCCAAGTTCGATCGCCTGGTGTTTCGCTGCCAAGGCATTGAGCTAGCAGGCGTGGTGTTTGATTCGATGCTAGCCAGTTATGTGCTTGATCCAGACAATAGCCACAACCTCACCGACTTAAGCCGTCGTTATTTGGGCATCACACCGCAAAGTTATACCGAACTCGTTCCCAAAGGCCAAACGATCGCGGATATTGATATTTCGAGTGTTGCCAACTACTGCGGCATGGACGTGTACACCACCTTCCACTTAGTCTCCAAGCTGAGAGACGAGTTAACACCTGTTCCAGAAATACACCGTTTGCTGCTAGAGATAGAACAGCCCTTAGAACCCGTCTTGGCGGAGATGGAATATTGTGGGGTCCGCATCGATCAGGAATATCTGCGGGAGTTCTCGCGATCGTTAGAAAAAGAGCTAGCTTTGATCGAGGCCAGAGCCTACGAAGCAGCGGGTGAGAAATTTAACCTTGGATCACCGAAGCAACTGAGTGAGCTGTTATTCGGCAAACTCAAGCTCGATCGCAAAAAATCCCGCAAAACTAAAACAGGCTACTCCACAGATGCCGCCACATTAGAAAAGTTGCAAGGTGATCACCCTGTCGTCGATGCCATGTTGGAGTCTCGGACTCTGTCTAAGCTCAAGTCTACCTATGTCGATGCGCTGCCTAATCTAGTGCGGCCCGATACACATCGAGTCCATACCAACTTCAATCAAACGGGCACCACCACAGGCAGACTTTCTTCTTCCAATCCCAACCTGCAAAACATTCCGATTCGGACTGCCTTTAGTCGGCAAATTCGCAAAGCCTTTATTCCAGAGGAGGGGTGGCTCCTAGCAGCGGCTGATTACTCTCAAATTGAGTTACGGATTTTGGCCCACCTTAGCCAAGAACCTGTTCTAGTCGAAACCTATCGCAATAACGAGGATGTCCATACCCTCACCGCTCGGTTGTTGTTGGAAAAAGACACCATCAGCTCCGAAGAACGCCGCTTGGGTAAGATCATCAATTTTGGCGTGATTTATGGCATGGGGGCGCAGCGGTTTGCTCGTGAGTCAGGCGTGAAAGCTTCAGAAGCCAAACTGTTTATCGATCGCTTTAACCAACGCTATCCCAAAGTTTTTGCCTATTTGCAAACTATGCAACAACAGGCGATCGCGCGAGGCTATGTTGAAACCATTTTTGGTCGGCGGCGCTATTTCAATTTTACGAATGACAGTTTGCTAAAGCTACGTGGTCGGAAGCCAGAGGAGATTGATCTCGATAGCTTGCGGCCTGGTCAATATGATGCAGGTTTATTGCGAGCTGCGGCCAACGCCCCGATTCAAGGCTCCAGTGCCGACATCATCAAGATCGCGATGGCAAAATTACATGAGATTCTCCGTTCTCATCAAGCAAACCTTTTACTTCAAGTTCATGACGAACTGATCTTTGAATTACCTCCAGAAGAATGGGAGTCACTAAAACCTCAAATTAAATCCACTATGGAAACTGCTGTTCAACTCAGCGTGCCGCTCTTAGTAGAAATAAACGCAGGCAAAAACTGGATGGAAACCAAATAG